Proteins encoded together in one Bacteroides ovatus window:
- the mobA gene encoding conjugal transfer protein MobA: MKEEARAKTGRKPKSDPADYKYSFRLNAGENTRFEKLVTASEAKDKTRFIKKAIFGGTIKVVKIDKATMDYYIRLTEFHKQFQAVGNNYNQVVRAIKTNFGEKRAMSLLYKLEKMTLELMLLTKKTIALTEEYQKKWLQK; this comes from the coding sequence ATGAAAGAAGAAGCGAGAGCGAAAACAGGCAGAAAGCCCAAAAGCGATCCGGCGGACTACAAATACAGCTTCCGCCTGAATGCCGGAGAGAACACGAGGTTTGAAAAGCTGGTTACAGCATCAGAAGCAAAAGACAAAACACGTTTCATTAAAAAAGCCATCTTCGGAGGTACAATCAAAGTGGTTAAAATCGACAAGGCGACAATGGATTACTACATCCGCCTTACGGAATTTCACAAACAATTCCAGGCTGTCGGTAACAACTACAATCAGGTCGTACGCGCCATCAAGACCAATTTCGGGGAAAAACGTGCGATGTCGCTACTTTACAAACTGGAGAAAATGACACTTGAACTGATGCTACTGACTAAAAAAACTATAGCGCTAACCGAAGAATACCAAAAGAAATGGTTGCAAAAATAA